Proteins encoded within one genomic window of Fragaria vesca subsp. vesca linkage group LG1, FraVesHawaii_1.0, whole genome shotgun sequence:
- the LOC101307337 gene encoding probable WRKY transcription factor 23-like — translation MEKQDHLMKMEGNTRSSSFHETTADYSYPFSGMFDFSQGDQKDSLGFMELLGIQDYFCPANSLFDLPQISVPPPQVLLPTTSITDVAKEYSVNPSTPNSSSISSASSEAVNEEPLTDNKAAALQQEEDDDGDQPVPKKGSKANQKRKKTTEKKPRQPRFAFMTKSEVDHLEDGYRWRKYGQKAVKNSPFPRSYFRCTSASCNVKKRVERCVNDPSIVVTTYEGQHTHLSPLMSPPPPPATALSSILMPRTLFSHYQQQQGLQPFEGNQTSNSCFATPNRSFLNERRFCSPAGGSALMTDHGLLQDIVPSSMLKQVDR, via the exons ATGGAGAAGCAGGATCACTTGATGAAGATGGAGGGCAATACTAGATCCTCATCATTTCACGAAACTACAGCAGACTATAGCTACCCATTTTCAGGCATGTTTGATTTCTCTCAAGGCGATCAGAAGGACTCGTTAGGGTTTATGGAGCTTTTGGGTATCCAGGACTACTTTTGTCCTGCTAATTCCCTCTTTGATTTGCCACAGATCAGTGTACCACCACCACAAGTACTACTGCCGACCACTTCCATTACTGATGTGGCAAAAGAGTACTCTGTCAATCCTTCTACGCCAAACTCCTCATCGATTTCATCCGCTTCAAGTGAAGCTGTGAACGAGGAACCACTCACTGATAACAAAGCTGCTGCTCTGCAGCAGGAAGAAGATGATGATGGCGACCAACCAGTGCCCAAGAAAGG GTCGAAAGCGAATCAGAAGAGGAAGAAGACAACTGAGAAGAAACCAAGACAGCCAAGATTCGCCTTCATGACAAAGAGCGAGGTTGATCATCTGGAAGATGGATACAGATGGAGAAAGTACGGCCAAAAAGCCGTCAAAAACAGCCCTTTCCCCAG GAGCTACTTTCGGTGCACCAGTGCCTCATGTAATGTGAAGAAGCGAGTGGAGCGATGCGTCAATGATCCAAGCATCGTTGTGACGACCTATGAAGGCCAACATACTCATCTAAGTCCTCTTATGAGCCCTCCTCCTCCACCAGCTACTGCACTGAGTAGCATTCTCATGCCAAGAACCCTATTCTCCCACTATCAACAGCAACAAGGACTGCAGCCATTTGAGGGTAATCAGACCAGCAATTCGTGTTTCGCGACACCAAACCGGAGTTTTCTTAACGAGAGGCGGTTTTGCAGCCCCGCTGGAGGTTCAGCTCTCATGACAGACCATGGCCTTCTTCAAGACATAGTCCCCTCCAGTATGTTGAAGCAAGTAGATAGATAG